Below is a window of Streptomyces sp. ITFR-16 DNA.
GCGGCCGGTGACCGCGACGCGGACCGGGGCCTGCGCCTTGCCGAGCTTCAGGCCGTGCTGCTCGCCGGCGGCGAGGACGGCGGCCTTGAGGGCGTCGGCGTTCCACTCGGCGGCGATCAGCTCGGCGCGGGCCGTCACCAGCAGGGCGTCGGAGCCCTCCTTCATCGCCTTGGCCCAGGACGCCTCGTCGGTCGCCGGCTCGTCGAGGAAGAGGAAGTCGACGTTGGCGGTGATCTCGGAGAGGACCGTGACCCGGGTCTGCGCGTGCGGGGCGATCTCGGCGAAGACCTCCGCGTCGAAGGCCTCCGGGGCCCACGGGGCGAACGGCGCCTTCAGCCACGGGCCGCACGCCTCGGTGAACGTCTTCACGTCCAGCCGGCGGATGTGCTCCGCGTTGACGTGCTCGCACTTCTTGAGGTCGAAGCGGGCCGGGTTGGCGTTGACGTCCTTGATGTCGAACGCGGCGACCATCTCGTCGATGTCGAAGATGTCCCGGTCCTCGGCGATCGACCAGCCGAGCAGCGAGAGGTAGTTGAGCAGCCCCTCGGGCAGGAAGCCGCGCTCGCGGTAGAGGTTGAGCGAGGACTGCGGGTCGCGCTTGGAGAGCTTCTTGTTGCCCTCGCCCATCACGTACGGCAGGTGCCCGAACTCCGGGACGCCCCTGGCGATGCCCAGCTCGATGAGCGCCCGGTACAGCGCGATCTGGCGCGGGGTGGAGGAGAGCAGGTCCTCGCCGCGCAGGACGTGGGTGATCTCCATCAGCGCGTCGTCGACCGGGTTGACCAGCGTGTAGAGGGGAGCGCCGTTGGCCCGGACGATGCCGTAGTCCGGGACGTTCTCCGGCTGGACGGTGATGTCGCCGCGGACCAGGTCGGTGAAGGTGATCGCCTCGTCGGGCATCCGGAAGCGCACGATGGAGCTGCGCCCCTCGGCCTCGTACGCGGCGGTCTGCTCGGCGGTGAGGTCGCGGCAGTGGCCGTCGTAGCCGGACGGCTTCCCCGCGGCGCGCGCGGCGTCGCGGCGGGTGTCCAGCTCCTCGGTGGTGCAGTAGCAGCGGTACGCGTGGCCGGCCGCGAGCAGCTTCTCGGCGACGTCCCGGTAGAGGTCCATGCGCTGCGACTGGCGGTACGGGGCGTGCGGGCCGCCCACCTCGGGGCCCTCGTCCCAGTCGAGGCCGAGCCAGCGCATCGCGTCGAGGAGCTGCTCGTACGACTCCTCGGAGTCGCGCGCCGCGTCGGTGTCCTCGATGCGGAAGACCAGGGTGCCCTGGTGGTGCCGGGCGAAGGCCCAGTTGAAGAGGGCCGTCCGGACCAGGCCGACGTGGGGGTTGCCGGTCGGGGAGGGACAGAAACGTACGCGATGGGGCCTCCCCTGGTCGAGCGAGGTCGAGAGCTTGGGGAAAGGTGCGTTAGCCACGCTTGATCACCTTGTTGGTGAGAGTGCCGATGCCTTCGATGGTGACGGCGACCTCGTCGCCGACATGGAGGGGTCCGACCCCTGCGGGAGTACCCGTGAGGATCACATCGCCCGGAAGCAGCGTCATCGCTTCGGTGATGTGAACGACCAGGTCCTCGATGCCCCGGATCATTTCGCTCGTCCGGCCGAGCTGGCGTTGCTCGCCGTTGACGGTGGTCTGGAGGGCGAGGTCGGCGGGGTCGAGGTCGGTCTCCACCCAGGGGCCGAGCGGGCAGGAGGTGTCGAAGCCCTTGGCCCTGGCCCACTGCTTCTCGCGCTTCTGGGCGTCGCGGGCGGTGACGTCGTTGGCACAGGTGTAGCCGAAGATGACGTCCTTGACCCGCTCGCGCGGCACCTCGCGGCACATGCGGCCGATGACCACGGCCAGCTCGCCCTCGTAGTGCACGTCGTCCGAGAAGGAGGGGTACTCGATGGCGTCGCCGGAGCCGATCACCGAGGTGGTGGGCTTGAAGAAGGCGACGGGGACGTCGGGGACCTCGTTGCCGAGCTCGGCGGCGTGCTCCGCATAGTTGCGGCCGATGGCCACGACCTTGTTGGGGAGCACGGGCGGCAGCAGCCGGACCTTGTTCAGCGGGACCTTGGTCCCGGAGAGCTCGAACTCGGCGTACGGGATGCCCTTGATGATGTCGAGGACGAGACCGTCGGGCCCGTCGCCCTCGACCGCGCCGAAGGCGACATTGCCGTCGATGGAGAACCTGGCGATGCGCACGGGTTGCTGTCGCCCCTCACTTGCTGGTGGCCTGAAGACTGATGCTCCAGGCTAGCGCGGGTGAGGGGGCCCTGATGCGCGGGATTACTCCGCGGCGGCGGTGGCGGCCGCGGGGGCCGTCATGAGGATGGTGCGGCGCGGGTTGGCCGTCTGCGTCGGCAGGTCGACTGCGTGCTCCGGCTGCTCCGGCGTGTGCAGCGCTTCGGCATCCTTGAGGTGCGCCAGCGTGGTGCGCCGGGGGTTGGCAATGTTGCGGAACATCATCGTCGTCTTCATCTGCCGTACGGACCCTGTCGGTAGGGGCGCCACCCGAACGGGGCGCCGGTTGTCGGTTTCGCCATCCCTGTAAAGCGTCAGGCTAAACATCCGATTCCCTCCGGACGCCCGGAAGAGACGGCGATCATCATGTGAGTTTGCTCACGAAGAGGTCGACAATCGGCCCAATTCGGGCCGCCGACAGGGGTCGAAGAAACGGACATTGCACCACTGAATCAGCCATTCCGCTCCTGATCATGTCGACTGGGACACCCGCGACCCCCACCTGAATCGCCCGCAATAGTCCGTTATGACAGTGAACGGGTTCCACGGCTTGTTACCCAGCCATCACAACGTGTCACGCAGGTCACAGCCCGGTACCTGGCCCTTGTTGGAGATCCTCCACTGTGCTGGAATTCCACGCACCGCCGCGGGTTTCAAGCCGGCGCGCAGGGGCGCAACGCAGCGCCGAGTGGCGGCGGGAAGGGGAAGAGCGCCGGTCACTCACGACCACCATGGGGCGGTACAACGCCCCACGACGCCGACACCGTTCCCTCCGTTCACCACGGAGGAACGCCTGGTCCAGAGGTTGCGACGCTAGTGCAGGGACGTTTCAAGAGGGATGGCAGCGCTGCGGCGGAACAGGAGCCGCGCGGCGGGACCGGCCGCGGTTCCTCGCCCCAGCACGCCCAGAACCCCGGACCGGCCGCGGCCGGCGACAATAGCGACCGTGACCGGCGGCCCGGAGCCGCGGCGGGCGGCGGGGCCGACACGGCCACCGCGCCCAAGCCGCGCGGCCCGGTCAACACGGGATCACGCGTAGCTCTCCGCAACTGGCGCATCAGCACGCGCCTGGTCTCCCTGCTCGCCCTCCCCGTGGTCGCCGCGACCACGCTGGGCGGTCTCCGTATCAACGACTCCATGAACGACATCCAGCAGCTGGAGCACATGCAGCTGCTGACCAAGATGACGAAGCAGGCGACGTCGCTGGCCCAGGCGCTCCAGGAGGAGCGCGACCGCTCGGCCGGCCCGCTGTCCAACGGAGTCCCGGCGACCGACTTCAAGGTCACCGAGCCGCGCAAGAAGACCGACCGGGCGAAGAAGGCGTTCTTCGCCGCGACGAACGACATCGGCGACACCACGGGCGACGAGACGCTGGAGAGCATCCACGCCAGCGTCCAGCAGATCGCCTCGCAGCTCGGCAGCATCCGCGACATCCGCAAGCAGGCGTATGTCAAGGACAGCCCGAGTCTGCAGACCGTCGACGCGTACAGCCAGCTGATCACCTCGCTGCTGAGCCTCTCCCAGGACATGGCGCAGGCCACCAGCAGCCCCGAGATGATCAAGCGGACCCGCGCCCTGGCGGCCTTCTCCTCCGCCAAGGAGTACGCCTCGGTCCAGCGCGCGATCATCGCCGCCGCGCTGCCGGGCGGCGACGACAAGCAGCCCCATCTCGACCGCAACGACCAGCAGTTCGGTCTGGCCGCGCAGCGCAAGGAGGACGCGGCCCGCCGTTCCTTCGAGGCGATCTACACGACCACGGGCAAGAGCGCCGACGAGCTGACGTCCACGCTGGACGAGGGCCATCCGGACATCAAGGCGGCGGACACCTACGCCAAGAAGATGCTCGAGAACCCGAACGGCATGAGCGGTCCGACCGCGCGCCGTTCGTACATGGACTGGTACGACCAGGACTCGATCAAGATCCAGGCCATGAAGCTGGTGGAGGAGACCCTCCTCAGCGACATGGAGGGCAAGGCCCGCGAGCTGCGCGACGAGTCGCAGCGCGAGGCGATCATCTCCGGTGCGCTCATCCTGCTGGTGCTCGGTGTCTCCCTGGTCGGCGCCTTCGTCGTCGCCCGGTCCATGATCCGCTCGCTGCGCCGCCTCCAGGACACCGCCACGCGCGTCGCCCAGGACCGGCTGCCCGAGCTCGTCAAGCAGCTCTCCGAGGCCGACCCGCAGGACGTCGACACCTCGGTCGAGTCGGTCGGTGTCCACTCCCGGGACGAGATCGGCAAGGTGGCCGCGGCCTTCGACGACGTGCACCGCGAGGCCGTCCGCCTCGCCGCCGAGCAGGCCCTCCTCCGGGGCAACGTCAACGCGATGTTCACCAACCTCTCGCGGCGTTCCCAGGGCCTCATCCAGCGCCAGCTCTCGCTCATCTCCGAGCTGGAGTCGCGCGAGGCCGACCCGGACCAGCTGTCCTCGCTCTTCAAGCTCGACCACCTCGCGACCCGTATGCGCCGCAACGGCGAGAACCTCCTCGTCCTCGCGGGCGAGGAGCCGGGCCGCCGCTGGACCCGCCCCGTGCCGCTGGTCGACGTGCTCCGTGCCGCCGCCTCCGAGGTGGAGCAGTACGAGCGCATCGAACTGGCCGCGGTGCCCGCCACCGAGGTCGCCGGCCGGGTCGTCAACGACCTCGTGCACCTGCTGGCCGAGCTGCTGGAGAACGCCACGTCGTTCTCCTCGCCGCAGACGAAGGTCCGGGTCACCGGTCACGCGCTGCCCGACGGCCGGGTGCTCGTGGAGATCCACGACACCGGTATCGGCCTCTCGCCCGAGGACCTCGCGGCGATCAACGAGCGGCTCGCCTCGCCGCCCACCGTGGACGTCTCGGTCTCGCGCCGCATGGGTCTGTTCGTGGTCGGCCGGCTCTCGCTCCGGCACGGCATCCGCATCCAGCTGCGCCCCTCCGACTCCGGTGGTACGACCGCGCTGGTCATGCTGCCGGTCGACGTCGCCCACGGCGGCAAGCAGCCGGCCCCCAAGCAGGCTCCGGGCCAGCAGTCCCCCGCACCCGGCGGGCTGCTCGCGGGCGGCAACGCCCCGCGCCCCGGTCTGGACAGCGCACCCTCCGGCCGCATCCCAACGGGTCAGGGCGCACGCGGCCAGGTCGGCGCGGGCGCCGGTCCCCGGGCCGCGCTGCCCTCCCGCGACGGCGGCCCCGGCCGGCCCCCGAACCAGCAGGGCCAGCCCGGACAGCCCGGTCAGAATTCCGCCTTCCAGAGCGGCCCCGGTCCCCAGGGCCGGCCGCAGGACGGCTCGCGCCAGGAGCCGCCCCGCCAGGGCGGCGGGCTCTCCGGCGCCTTCGGCGGCGCCGCCCGGCTGGGCGCACGCGGCCAGGGCGACGGCGGCCGTACGGACTCGGGTCAGCCGAGCCTGTTCGAGCAGCGGCGCCCCGGGCAGAACGGTCCCGGACGCCAGGCGCCACAGCCGCAGCCTCAGCAGGCGCGCAACGACCAGGGCGGCTTCCAGCAGCCCGGCGGACCCGGTCAGAACGACCGCCAGCTGCCCCCGGTCGGCGGCCCCCGTGCCGAACTGCCCGGCGGCAACGGCCCGCAGGCACCGCAGCGCCCGCAGACCACCAGCTGGGGCAGCGAGGAGCCGTCCGCACCGCGGCGCTCCCCGCTCGACGCGCCCCGCGGCCACGACGAGCACGGCTCCACCGGCCAGTTCCAGCCGCTGAACCCGCCGCCGCTCGCCCCGCGCCGCCCGGTCGACGACCGGCAGGGCCCCGGCTCCACCGCCGAGTTCGCCCGCCCGGACTTCTCGGGGCCCGCTCCCTCGCCGCAGCAGCGGCCCGGGCAGCAGCAGCCGCAGAGCCCGGACGTGACGAGCACCTCGCAGTTCGCCCGGCCTGACTTCGGCCGCCCGCAGGACCAGGGCCGGCCCGCGCCGCGCCCCCGCGACAACGGGGACTTCGGTGACCGGCGTCCGCCGGCCGCTCCGGCGCCGGACCAGCAGTACCGGCCCGTCCTGCCCCAGCAGCCGCAGCCCGAGGCGCTGCCGCCGGTCTCCGGGCCCGGCGACGGCCGTACCCCGCTGTACGACACCCTGGAGACCAACTGGTTCCACGGTCCGCAGCAGGGCGGCCAGCAGCCCCCCGCCGCGCCCCAGGCACCGGCCTACCCCCAGCAGCAGCCCGCCCAGGAGCCGCCCGCTCCCGCCGCGCCCATCCGCGGCACGGGCGACTCCGCCGCCGCCACGAGCAACTGGCGCGCCTC
It encodes the following:
- a CDS encoding nitrate- and nitrite sensing domain-containing protein, producing MQGRFKRDGSAAAEQEPRGGTGRGSSPQHAQNPGPAAAGDNSDRDRRPGAAAGGGADTATAPKPRGPVNTGSRVALRNWRISTRLVSLLALPVVAATTLGGLRINDSMNDIQQLEHMQLLTKMTKQATSLAQALQEERDRSAGPLSNGVPATDFKVTEPRKKTDRAKKAFFAATNDIGDTTGDETLESIHASVQQIASQLGSIRDIRKQAYVKDSPSLQTVDAYSQLITSLLSLSQDMAQATSSPEMIKRTRALAAFSSAKEYASVQRAIIAAALPGGDDKQPHLDRNDQQFGLAAQRKEDAARRSFEAIYTTTGKSADELTSTLDEGHPDIKAADTYAKKMLENPNGMSGPTARRSYMDWYDQDSIKIQAMKLVEETLLSDMEGKARELRDESQREAIISGALILLVLGVSLVGAFVVARSMIRSLRRLQDTATRVAQDRLPELVKQLSEADPQDVDTSVESVGVHSRDEIGKVAAAFDDVHREAVRLAAEQALLRGNVNAMFTNLSRRSQGLIQRQLSLISELESREADPDQLSSLFKLDHLATRMRRNGENLLVLAGEEPGRRWTRPVPLVDVLRAAASEVEQYERIELAAVPATEVAGRVVNDLVHLLAELLENATSFSSPQTKVRVTGHALPDGRVLVEIHDTGIGLSPEDLAAINERLASPPTVDVSVSRRMGLFVVGRLSLRHGIRIQLRPSDSGGTTALVMLPVDVAHGGKQPAPKQAPGQQSPAPGGLLAGGNAPRPGLDSAPSGRIPTGQGARGQVGAGAGPRAALPSRDGGPGRPPNQQGQPGQPGQNSAFQSGPGPQGRPQDGSRQEPPRQGGGLSGAFGGAARLGARGQGDGGRTDSGQPSLFEQRRPGQNGPGRQAPQPQPQQARNDQGGFQQPGGPGQNDRQLPPVGGPRAELPGGNGPQAPQRPQTTSWGSEEPSAPRRSPLDAPRGHDEHGSTGQFQPLNPPPLAPRRPVDDRQGPGSTAEFARPDFSGPAPSPQQRPGQQQPQSPDVTSTSQFARPDFGRPQDQGRPAPRPRDNGDFGDRRPPAAPAPDQQYRPVLPQQPQPEALPPVSGPGDGRTPLYDTLETNWFHGPQQGGQQPPAAPQAPAYPQQQPAQEPPAPAAPIRGTGDSAAATSNWRASPNDELVRQAERVKKPAAGGITTSGLPRRVPRANLVPGTAQQQNHQSGPQVSRAPDDVRGRLTNLRRGIQQGRQANNGQSTGSFPLGPTHQQER
- the gltX gene encoding glutamate--tRNA ligase, with translation MANAPFPKLSTSLDQGRPHRVRFCPSPTGNPHVGLVRTALFNWAFARHHQGTLVFRIEDTDAARDSEESYEQLLDAMRWLGLDWDEGPEVGGPHAPYRQSQRMDLYRDVAEKLLAAGHAYRCYCTTEELDTRRDAARAAGKPSGYDGHCRDLTAEQTAAYEAEGRSSIVRFRMPDEAITFTDLVRGDITVQPENVPDYGIVRANGAPLYTLVNPVDDALMEITHVLRGEDLLSSTPRQIALYRALIELGIARGVPEFGHLPYVMGEGNKKLSKRDPQSSLNLYRERGFLPEGLLNYLSLLGWSIAEDRDIFDIDEMVAAFDIKDVNANPARFDLKKCEHVNAEHIRRLDVKTFTEACGPWLKAPFAPWAPEAFDAEVFAEIAPHAQTRVTVLSEITANVDFLFLDEPATDEASWAKAMKEGSDALLVTARAELIAAEWNADALKAAVLAAGEQHGLKLGKAQAPVRVAVTGRTVGLPLFESLEILGREKTIARIDAALAKLAA
- a CDS encoding fumarylacetoacetate hydrolase family protein, which gives rise to MRIARFSIDGNVAFGAVEGDGPDGLVLDIIKGIPYAEFELSGTKVPLNKVRLLPPVLPNKVVAIGRNYAEHAAELGNEVPDVPVAFFKPTTSVIGSGDAIEYPSFSDDVHYEGELAVVIGRMCREVPRERVKDVIFGYTCANDVTARDAQKREKQWARAKGFDTSCPLGPWVETDLDPADLALQTTVNGEQRQLGRTSEMIRGIEDLVVHITEAMTLLPGDVILTGTPAGVGPLHVGDEVAVTIEGIGTLTNKVIKRG